In one Nostoc sp. KVJ3 genomic region, the following are encoded:
- a CDS encoding GumC family protein — MTPPIVKRYLIAFDKYKWIGLASFALVVAGSTVVAMQPEPPTNYIASAALTYSGPPVSFSTTGTEIQQQGKELNQDVLLSNQIIASVAQKVDVKPAKLGASVVLTVPKKNPRTGDLESSILELKYVDTDAKRGIQVLAELMQAMIKLSADINTGRLQAIIEKINDRLPQAKRELQVAEKKLEQYDRIERTAILAAENGSLLSAITASQNLQRQMQLTISGVDGQINSLRNKLGLTVGQAYVSSALSADPIIANLRAQIYQSESQIALLRKDLRPEHPTMIQLQRQKQAAEELLQQRAAEVLGGDGGAAPLQGSVAGIRTQSSLDPARQQLANQMVSLQTQQETLQQQLAQEIQQEARLRQEYSLIPNKQLERSRLEQEVGLKKAIYDKMQVKLTDAKTAEAETTSSLSIARRPAAIADTKPPKSVPVTLAVGGFLGVLIGGGVIFLLGSLEGTFKTREDIRESLKQREVALLAELPLMPVDDLDKEAVPVVISADSPYLEFYEKFRSNLRRVGGKNLKVVLITSTSSLEGKTASAYNLGIASARAGKRTLIIETDLRSPSRCTSLRVIPDPEATIEPLRYYANLSECIRLVPDVENLYILPSPGPVRQSAAILESSEMRRLIEDVRERFDLVILDTSPLSISNDPLLIQPYSDGIVLVARPHYTQENMLGEAIDQLVESELGLLGAIINGADIIVSLPPEEAVVQSPRFTSELEEPGEVSASANKN, encoded by the coding sequence ATGACCCCACCAATTGTTAAGCGCTATCTTATTGCTTTTGATAAATATAAGTGGATTGGACTAGCTAGTTTTGCTCTAGTGGTAGCAGGGTCAACTGTGGTCGCTATGCAGCCAGAACCACCTACTAACTATATAGCATCTGCTGCACTTACCTATAGTGGCCCTCCAGTTTCATTCTCTACAACTGGTACTGAAATCCAACAGCAAGGAAAGGAACTAAATCAAGATGTTTTATTATCAAACCAGATAATTGCATCAGTAGCACAAAAAGTCGATGTCAAACCGGCAAAACTTGGTGCTAGTGTTGTTCTTACTGTACCTAAAAAAAACCCCAGAACTGGAGATTTGGAATCTAGTATTTTGGAATTGAAATATGTAGATACTGATGCCAAACGAGGTATACAGGTATTAGCGGAATTGATGCAAGCAATGATTAAGTTAAGCGCTGATATCAATACTGGGCGATTACAAGCAATTATTGAAAAAATTAACGATCGCTTACCACAAGCTAAACGAGAACTCCAAGTTGCTGAAAAGAAGTTGGAACAGTACGATCGCATTGAGCGAACGGCAATATTAGCCGCCGAGAATGGCAGCTTGTTAAGCGCTATTACTGCTAGCCAAAATCTCCAACGGCAAATGCAATTAACTATTTCTGGGGTTGATGGCCAAATTAACAGCTTACGAAATAAGTTAGGCTTAACAGTCGGACAGGCTTATGTTTCTTCGGCTTTGAGTGCCGATCCGATTATTGCTAACTTGCGGGCGCAAATTTATCAAAGTGAGTCGCAAATCGCCTTACTCAGAAAGGATTTGCGACCGGAACACCCAACGATGATTCAATTGCAGCGTCAGAAACAAGCGGCTGAAGAATTGCTGCAACAACGGGCTGCTGAGGTGTTAGGTGGTGATGGTGGGGCGGCTCCGCTTCAGGGTAGTGTTGCAGGTATTCGCACCCAAAGTAGCTTAGATCCAGCCCGTCAGCAATTGGCTAATCAAATGGTGTCTTTGCAAACCCAACAGGAGACGCTACAACAACAACTAGCTCAAGAGATCCAACAAGAAGCGCGACTACGGCAAGAGTATTCTCTAATACCCAATAAGCAATTAGAGCGATCGCGTTTAGAACAGGAAGTTGGACTCAAAAAAGCCATCTATGACAAAATGCAGGTGAAACTAACCGATGCTAAAACCGCAGAAGCAGAAACTACCAGCAGTCTCAGCATTGCCAGACGACCGGCAGCTATTGCCGACACCAAACCCCCTAAGAGTGTACCTGTTACCCTGGCTGTGGGTGGTTTCTTAGGTGTGTTGATTGGTGGCGGGGTGATATTCTTGTTAGGCTCGCTGGAAGGAACTTTCAAAACCAGAGAGGATATTCGCGAAAGCCTCAAGCAACGGGAAGTGGCATTGTTGGCAGAATTGCCTTTAATGCCAGTTGATGATTTGGATAAAGAAGCAGTGCCGGTGGTCATTTCTGCGGATTCTCCTTATTTAGAATTTTATGAGAAGTTCCGCAGTAATTTGCGCCGGGTTGGTGGTAAAAACTTAAAAGTGGTGTTGATTACTAGCACCAGCAGCCTAGAAGGTAAAACCGCAAGTGCTTATAACTTGGGTATAGCTTCTGCCCGTGCGGGTAAAAGAACCTTGATTATCGAAACAGATTTGCGATCGCCTTCCCGTTGCACATCTCTGAGAGTAATTCCTGACCCCGAAGCCACTATTGAACCCCTGCGTTATTACGCTAACTTGAGTGAATGTATTCGTTTGGTTCCTGATGTGGAAAATTTATACATTCTTCCCAGTCCTGGCCCTGTGCGGCAATCTGCTGCTATTCTTGAATCCAGCGAAATGCGCCGGCTCATAGAAGATGTCCGCGAGCGCTTTGATTTAGTTATTTTAGACACTAGCCCCCTCAGTATATCAAACGATCCCCTGTTAATTCAACCTTACAGCGATGGGATAGTACTGGTGGCACGACCACACTATACACAAGAGAATATGCTAGGTGAAGCTATCGATCAATTAGTTGAATCGGAACTGGGGTTGTTAGGAGCAATTATTAATGGCGCTGATATCATTGTTTCCCTACCACCTGAAGAAGCCGTGGTTCAATCACCAAGGTTTACATCTGAGCTAGAAGAACCAGGAGAAGTTTCAGCTAGTGCCAATAAAAACTAA
- a CDS encoding rhomboid family intramembrane serine protease — translation MFPLYDENPTRTTPYFTYGLIGMNVLVFVHEVSLSNAQLSQFLNQYAVIPQELTTNLSGEWITLFTSQFLHGGWWHLISNMLFLWIFGNNIEDRLGHFKYLIFYLACGALAASCQWFIGMNSEIPSLGASGAISGVLGAYIIRFPHAKVMTLVFLGFFITTIRIPALFIIGLFFVQNVISGLSTLQAAANMTVQTGGVAYWAHIGGFVFGVILAPLFGLFRQD, via the coding sequence GTGTTTCCCCTCTACGACGAAAATCCGACGCGAACCACCCCGTATTTCACCTACGGGTTGATTGGCATGAATGTTTTAGTTTTTGTTCACGAGGTGAGCCTATCAAATGCACAATTGAGTCAGTTTTTAAATCAGTATGCAGTAATACCTCAAGAGTTAACCACCAATTTGAGTGGAGAGTGGATAACGTTATTTACGTCGCAATTCTTACATGGTGGTTGGTGGCACTTAATCTCAAATATGTTGTTTCTCTGGATTTTTGGCAACAACATTGAAGACCGTTTAGGACATTTCAAATATTTAATTTTTTATTTAGCATGTGGTGCTTTAGCTGCCTCATGCCAATGGTTTATTGGCATGAATTCTGAGATTCCTTCCTTGGGGGCAAGTGGTGCAATTTCTGGGGTTTTGGGTGCATACATTATCCGCTTTCCCCACGCTAAAGTCATGACCTTAGTATTTTTGGGTTTTTTTATCACCACAATCAGAATTCCAGCACTATTTATAATTGGACTGTTCTTTGTGCAGAATGTAATCTCCGGTCTTTCTACCCTGCAAGCAGCCGCTAACATGACTGTGCAAACTGGTGGAGTTGCGTATTGGGCGCATATTGGTGGTTTTGTTTTTGGGGTAATTCTTGCTCCCCTATTTGGATTATTTAGGCAAGACTAA
- a CDS encoding rhomboid family intramembrane serine protease: MVPIRDNNPTKITPYVTYGLIAANVLAFLYEASLPPQALNGFLHLAAVVPRELTLSFGGISLHQPVPEWATLITSQFLHGGFLHLAGNMLFLWIFGNNVEDKLGHAKYLLFYLSCGVLASLTQWFFAQDSSIPSLGASGAIAGILGAYILRFPNVEVLGVVPLGFFFPTFRVPAYFFLGFWFLEQAFYGLASLETRTNIGMEGGGIAYWAHAGGFIFGAILGPLLGLFNDKSQEESW; the protein is encoded by the coding sequence GTGGTTCCCATTAGAGATAATAATCCCACAAAAATCACGCCTTATGTCACTTATGGGCTGATTGCTGCCAACGTCCTCGCTTTTCTTTATGAAGCAAGTCTTCCCCCACAAGCATTAAATGGATTTTTGCACCTTGCGGCTGTAGTTCCACGAGAACTGACTTTAAGCTTTGGTGGTATCTCTCTACATCAACCAGTACCAGAGTGGGCAACTTTGATTACCTCGCAATTTTTGCATGGTGGTTTCTTGCACCTAGCAGGTAATATGCTATTTCTCTGGATTTTTGGTAATAACGTTGAAGATAAGTTAGGTCATGCCAAATATTTGCTATTTTATTTATCTTGCGGTGTCTTGGCATCATTAACACAGTGGTTCTTCGCTCAAGATTCTAGCATTCCTTCTTTGGGTGCGAGTGGTGCGATCGCAGGTATTCTCGGTGCATACATTCTTCGCTTTCCCAACGTTGAAGTTCTCGGCGTAGTCCCTTTAGGGTTTTTCTTTCCAACTTTCCGCGTCCCCGCATATTTCTTTTTGGGATTCTGGTTTCTCGAACAAGCCTTCTACGGACTTGCTAGTTTAGAGACACGTACTAATATCGGGATGGAAGGCGGTGGTATTGCTTACTGGGCTCATGCAGGTGGGTTTATCTTTGGAGCAATTCTCGGCCCACTATTGGGTTTATTTAACGATAAATCACAGGAAGAATCTTGGTAG
- a CDS encoding MEKHLA domain-containing protein — protein MTSIIEFPWQEEAIIHHSQRLVNSFQYWTGNSLLDVNGVPQKIAQVLFEAPFALVSHGTESDPIFNYGNRKALELWQLSWEEFTRMPSRKSAEEVVQEERDRLLSEAATKGFIKNYSGIRTSSTGKRFYIEDTILWNVLDEQNQQCGQAAFFSNWKFIV, from the coding sequence ATGACCAGCATTATCGAATTTCCTTGGCAGGAAGAGGCTATTATTCACCATAGTCAGCGCCTAGTAAACAGTTTTCAGTATTGGACGGGAAATTCTTTGTTGGATGTAAATGGTGTACCCCAGAAAATAGCACAGGTATTATTTGAAGCACCTTTTGCCTTAGTTTCTCACGGTACTGAGTCAGATCCAATTTTCAACTATGGTAATCGCAAAGCATTGGAATTATGGCAGCTTTCTTGGGAAGAATTTACTAGAATGCCTTCTCGGAAATCGGCTGAAGAAGTTGTGCAAGAAGAACGCGATCGCCTATTATCAGAAGCAGCAACTAAAGGCTTTATCAAGAATTATTCCGGTATTCGTACTTCTAGTACTGGTAAACGTTTTTATATAGAAGATACTATCCTATGGAACGTTTTAGACGAACAAAATCAGCAGTGCGGTCAAGCTGCTTTCTTCTCTAACTGGAAATTTATTGTATGA
- a CDS encoding tetratricopeptide repeat protein, translated as MFFSNSLENQLQRWNETIRNQPKNPNAYVRRGMVNFQLAKIDESIQDFDMAEQLDASIKPYLWQRGLSYYYAERFAEGAQQFEIDLTVNAQDVEETVWRYLCIARSLGVEEARNSLLTVKNDPRRIMQSVYDFYAGDCTPDDVLTVGQLEGIKGNFYSHLYLGLYYEVENNVDLAHEYIVKAVDNYKIDDYMWYLGQVHKTLRGWR; from the coding sequence ATGTTTTTTTCAAATTCTCTGGAAAATCAACTCCAGCGCTGGAACGAAACCATTCGTAATCAGCCGAAAAATCCCAATGCTTACGTTCGTCGGGGTATGGTAAATTTTCAGCTTGCCAAAATTGATGAATCTATTCAAGATTTTGACATGGCCGAGCAACTGGATGCCAGTATCAAACCCTACCTCTGGCAACGGGGATTATCTTATTATTATGCAGAAAGATTTGCTGAAGGCGCTCAACAATTTGAAATAGATTTGACTGTGAATGCTCAAGATGTAGAAGAAACAGTATGGCGATATCTCTGCATAGCTCGTTCGTTAGGTGTTGAAGAGGCACGTAATTCTTTACTAACTGTAAAAAATGACCCTCGACGCATTATGCAGAGCGTATATGATTTTTATGCGGGAGATTGTACACCAGATGATGTTTTAACCGTTGGTCAATTAGAAGGGATAAAGGGAAATTTTTACAGTCATCTTTACTTGGGATTATATTACGAAGTTGAGAATAATGTTGATTTGGCTCATGAATATATAGTTAAAGCTGTTGATAATTACAAAATTGATGATTATATGTGGTATCTAGGGCAGGTACATAAAACGCTGCGAGGATGGCGATAG
- a CDS encoding type II toxin-antitoxin system HicA family toxin, giving the protein MSGRDCVRAREKVGFYEKRRESSHIILRRDEPFSQVVIPYHQELAKGTLRAIIRDADLSVEEFIALL; this is encoded by the coding sequence ATTTCTGGAAGAGATTGCGTCAGAGCTAGGGAAAAGGTGGGTTTTTACGAAAAGCGTAGGGAAAGTAGCCATATTATTCTACGAAGAGATGAACCGTTTTCTCAAGTTGTTATCCCATATCATCAGGAGTTAGCCAAGGGTACGTTGCGGGCAATAATTCGGGATGCTGATTTAAGCGTAGAGGAATTTATTGCATTGCTATAG
- a CDS encoding type II toxin-antitoxin system HicB family antitoxin → MRQVIVYRDEDGYWIVECPSLKGCLSQGKNKQEALYNIKEAIAGYIAALQEDGLPVPEDNFETFLVLV, encoded by the coding sequence ATGAGACAGGTAATCGTGTATCGAGATGAAGATGGCTATTGGATTGTAGAGTGCCCTAGCCTAAAAGGTTGTCTTAGCCAGGGTAAAAATAAACAGGAAGCCCTTTACAATATAAAAGAGGCGATCGCAGGTTACATCGCCGCGTTGCAGGAGGATGGCTTACCTGTTCCAGAAGATAACTTTGAAACGTTTCTGGTACTCGTGTAA
- a CDS encoding ATP-binding cassette domain-containing protein: protein MNIIELKQVSKVVSKEFQQITILKDINLIVQRGEFIWLRGENGAGKTTLLNLILGLLKPSSGEVELMGLSPQNANSKIHVGVAFQDVQFPTNVKVKELVEILRSYYPNPLSTEEILNKVNLKNEENDWAIKLNGGHQQRLNFALALAGNPELLVLDEPTTCLDEPGREKFWQEIKLCRERGVTIIMVTNNEPDRDRLNTLATRFVTVHKITESPPEGQLTQELINLEDNALLNQSENTIQTENLPETSSQNIPRIFQQQFWFEILQLLRTPVFLIATLALVGFVPLLKLQGLKGEQATETVVYLSGIILFTIVIDRLGKRIAVERAEKWLKLLRATPLPPVVYMAAKIATSLLICTVSLLLIFGLGSWQLEMRMDLIQGLALISSLILGIIPFAILGLALGYLLNPKSADSILSLSLIVIPVACASIPLPVPQIVQDFIAFSPFYHFRQLILSAVNLNHDNHLILHLLWLLWACGAFGLLAAWSYQRDTVQ from the coding sequence ATGAACATTATCGAACTCAAGCAAGTTTCTAAGGTAGTTTCCAAGGAATTCCAGCAAATTACTATCTTGAAGGATATCAATCTGATTGTACAGCGAGGCGAATTCATCTGGTTGCGTGGGGAAAATGGGGCTGGCAAGACTACTCTACTGAATCTGATTTTAGGGTTACTTAAACCCAGTAGTGGAGAAGTTGAGCTAATGGGGCTTTCACCACAGAATGCTAACTCAAAAATCCATGTTGGAGTAGCTTTCCAAGATGTACAGTTTCCAACAAATGTTAAAGTAAAGGAACTTGTTGAAATATTGAGAAGCTACTACCCTAATCCACTTTCAACTGAAGAAATATTGAACAAAGTTAATCTTAAAAATGAAGAAAATGATTGGGCAATTAAATTAAATGGTGGGCATCAACAGCGACTTAATTTTGCCCTTGCTCTAGCAGGTAATCCCGAACTGCTCGTCCTTGATGAACCAACTACATGTCTAGATGAACCGGGACGTGAAAAATTTTGGCAGGAAATCAAACTCTGCCGTGAACGAGGAGTCACTATTATAATGGTTACAAATAATGAACCAGATCGGGATAGATTAAATACCTTAGCAACTCGCTTTGTCACTGTCCATAAAATTACTGAAAGTCCCCCTGAAGGGCAGCTAACTCAGGAGCTAATAAATTTAGAAGATAACGCTTTATTAAATCAGTCTGAAAATACTATACAGACTGAGAATTTACCTGAAACTTCTTCTCAAAACATCCCACGCATTTTTCAACAACAGTTCTGGTTTGAAATCCTTCAACTACTTCGCACTCCAGTCTTTTTAATTGCAACACTTGCACTGGTGGGATTTGTACCGTTATTAAAATTGCAAGGATTGAAAGGAGAACAGGCAACAGAAACAGTCGTTTACCTTTCTGGTATCATACTTTTCACGATTGTCATCGACCGACTGGGTAAACGAATTGCAGTTGAGCGAGCGGAAAAATGGCTCAAGCTTTTGAGAGCAACACCTTTACCACCAGTAGTATATATGGCGGCTAAAATTGCCACTTCGCTTCTCATTTGTACAGTCAGCCTTTTATTAATCTTCGGATTAGGAAGTTGGCAACTTGAGATGAGAATGGATTTGATTCAAGGGTTAGCTCTGATATCAAGCCTAATCTTAGGAATTATACCTTTTGCGATTCTCGGTCTTGCATTGGGGTACTTGCTAAACCCCAAAAGTGCTGATTCTATTCTTAGCCTATCGCTAATTGTTATTCCTGTTGCTTGCGCTTCAATTCCACTTCCAGTACCGCAAATCGTCCAAGATTTTATTGCATTCTCGCCGTTCTACCACTTTCGGCAGTTAATTCTATCGGCGGTTAACTTGAACCACGATAACCACCTAATTCTACATTTACTTTGGCTACTTTGGGCTTGTGGTGCCTTTGGTTTATTGGCGGCTTGGTCTTATCAGCGCGACACCGTTCAGTAG
- a CDS encoding Uma2 family endonuclease, with translation MVALPDNILMSAEEYLVWEPTQEERYEYWDGEVVMMSGATRNHNRVSGNFFKLLDDALADVYDGLRLRSCEVYIVDVKVQVEPGQKYFYPDVVVTCDERDTDPQLVQFPCLIIEVLSPSTEAADRGKKFAKYRQSPTLQEYILVQVAQPGVEVFRRNEQGKWVLSEYNLGDILRLESVNVEIALAKPAEGIADLYRQV, from the coding sequence ATGGTTGCTTTACCCGACAACATTTTGATGAGTGCAGAAGAATATCTGGTTTGGGAACCTACCCAAGAGGAACGCTACGAGTATTGGGATGGCGAAGTTGTGATGATGAGTGGTGCTACACGCAACCATAATCGGGTTTCTGGAAATTTCTTTAAGCTCTTAGATGATGCCCTAGCCGATGTCTACGACGGGCTACGCCTACGCTCCTGTGAAGTATACATTGTAGATGTAAAGGTGCAGGTAGAACCGGGGCAAAAATATTTTTATCCAGATGTGGTGGTGACTTGCGATGAGCGCGATACCGATCCACAATTAGTACAATTTCCCTGCTTAATTATCGAAGTGCTATCACCTTCAACAGAAGCAGCCGATAGGGGAAAAAAGTTTGCCAAATATCGCCAATCTCCAACCTTGCAAGAATATATCTTAGTACAAGTAGCTCAACCGGGTGTGGAAGTGTTTCGACGCAATGAGCAGGGAAAATGGGTACTGTCGGAGTATAATTTGGGCGATATATTGCGACTGGAATCGGTGAATGTAGAAATAGCGTTGGCGAAGCCCGCCGAAGGCATCGCTGATTTGTACCGACAAGTGTAG
- a CDS encoding DUF1294 domain-containing protein, with protein sequence MEPTLHKGQLIRWNDDRGFGFIQPDDGSQEVFLHITALKDVNRRPQIGDFICYQLTASKDGKVRAYNASIERVTSKSSSSSAPNKSISRNVDKSTSLVLQTLLLSLLPGLGSIHLALTTGNPIPLILYPVMSLITFGLYADDKSRAQQGRWRTQENTLHLCEFMGGWLGAFVAQQKLHHKSSKVSYQVVFWVITILHIVFWLDWLFLVGR encoded by the coding sequence ATGGAACCTACTTTACACAAAGGGCAACTAATCAGATGGAATGACGATCGCGGGTTTGGTTTCATACAACCAGATGATGGTAGTCAAGAAGTCTTTTTACACATTACGGCATTGAAAGACGTTAACCGTCGTCCCCAAATTGGTGATTTCATTTGTTATCAATTAACAGCTAGTAAAGATGGCAAAGTACGTGCTTATAATGCTTCTATTGAAAGAGTTACATCAAAATCTTCATCTTCTAGCGCACCAAATAAGTCTATATCCAGAAATGTAGACAAATCTACATCATTAGTATTACAGACATTACTTCTATCTTTACTACCTGGGTTGGGTTCAATCCATCTTGCACTAACAACTGGCAACCCAATTCCTCTAATTCTTTATCCTGTCATGAGTTTAATTACCTTTGGACTATATGCCGATGATAAGTCTCGCGCACAACAAGGACGATGGAGAACGCAAGAAAATACTTTACATCTATGCGAATTTATGGGTGGTTGGTTAGGTGCATTTGTTGCTCAACAGAAGCTACATCACAAAAGCAGCAAAGTTTCTTATCAAGTTGTATTTTGGGTAATAACAATTCTTCACATTGTATTTTGGTTAGATTGGCTATTTTTGGTAGGGCGTTGA
- a CDS encoding site-specific integrase → MSGQNQGNCEETYSTSTHEYANADSSDWFADMFADFEPQNTTDGSYRGTMAKIKATELQYQAVFEQKLVEANTNLKRERIRVSIKQTGNSLQLRATLPLKPGDISLGKTKKQYDLSLGIPANLEGLKTAIEESYELGKLIARHTFEWNEKYLGIKSREKEEIKTIGKLLDTFDEKYYQSRQKTITSQNTFANYISVIKRNFTLTHLATKENFEKIINSFQGNKKNELIAVTSVLIKTFNLGFQLDVRRDNVTPAHREIPEDEKIISGFELFEKFALNRKNTNISDEIDTWEMWRWVYGMLATYGLRPRELFVQPDINWWMSPQNIDHTWKVNKNTKTGYREVIPFVPEWIELFDLQNPKPLKILEQKVAKIASVQNINWMRRDISRWFRKVGIEFQPYDLRHACAIRAHLQGIPIKAAADNLGHTVDEHTKTYQRWFGIENRKKAFGEVISQKSLIELQKNEILALRMENERLNLEVERFRKILDISEK, encoded by the coding sequence ATGAGCGGACAAAATCAGGGTAATTGCGAGGAGACATATTCGACATCTACACATGAATATGCAAATGCAGACTCAAGCGACTGGTTCGCAGATATGTTCGCAGATTTTGAGCCGCAGAACACCACAGATGGCAGCTATAGGGGAACAATGGCGAAAATAAAAGCAACGGAATTACAGTATCAAGCAGTTTTTGAGCAGAAGTTAGTCGAAGCTAATACTAATTTAAAAAGGGAGAGAATAAGAGTTAGCATCAAACAAACTGGCAATTCTCTTCAGTTACGAGCTACCTTACCTTTAAAACCAGGAGATATCAGCTTAGGTAAGACAAAAAAGCAGTATGATTTATCTCTAGGGATACCAGCAAATTTAGAGGGATTAAAAACTGCGATCGAGGAAAGTTACGAGTTGGGTAAATTAATTGCTCGTCATACTTTCGAGTGGAATGAGAAATATTTAGGAATTAAATCTAGAGAGAAGGAAGAGATCAAAACTATTGGAAAATTATTAGATACATTTGACGAAAAATATTATCAAAGCCGTCAGAAAACTATAACCAGTCAAAATACTTTTGCTAACTATATATCTGTAATTAAAAGAAACTTTACTCTCACCCATTTAGCCACAAAAGAAAATTTTGAGAAAATTATTAATTCATTTCAGGGTAATAAAAAAAATGAACTAATAGCCGTAACTTCTGTTTTGATTAAAACCTTTAATTTAGGATTTCAACTCGATGTCAGACGAGATAATGTCACTCCTGCCCATCGAGAAATACCTGAAGATGAAAAAATCATATCTGGTTTTGAATTGTTTGAAAAATTCGCCCTCAACCGCAAAAATACAAACATTAGTGATGAAATAGACACCTGGGAAATGTGGCGTTGGGTATATGGAATGTTAGCGACTTATGGATTAAGACCAAGGGAACTATTTGTACAACCAGATATTAATTGGTGGATGTCTCCCCAAAATATAGACCATACTTGGAAAGTGAATAAAAATACCAAAACTGGATATCGAGAAGTTATTCCTTTTGTACCTGAATGGATAGAATTATTTGATTTACAAAATCCCAAACCATTAAAAATTTTAGAACAAAAGGTGGCAAAAATCGCATCTGTACAAAATATTAATTGGATGCGGAGAGATATATCCAGATGGTTTAGAAAGGTAGGAATTGAGTTTCAACCCTACGATTTGCGTCATGCTTGCGCGATTCGAGCGCATCTTCAGGGAATACCAATTAAAGCAGCAGCAGATAATTTAGGTCATACTGTTGATGAACATACAAAAACCTATCAGCGTTGGTTTGGGATTGAAAATAGGAAAAAAGCCTTTGGTGAGGTAATTAGTCAAAAGTCGTTAATTGAATTGCAGAAGAATGAAATATTGGCGCTACGGATGGAGAATGAAAGGTTAAACTTGGAAGTTGAAAGGTTTAGAAAAATTCTGGATATTAGCGAGAAATAA
- a CDS encoding IS630 family transposase (programmed frameshift), whose product MKPYSLDFRQKIFDTYLSGGISQRQLANKFCVSLGFIEKLLKQYRETASIAPKVRTKQTPPKLNEEQIKILEEIVEAKNDSTLSEIRSELKEKTGITIGISTVDRMLQRIEISLKKKTLHAAEKQTERVQLLRVQFWLQLHGIPAENLVFLDEAGANLSLIPHSARSKKGKRAHGSRPQKRCKNVSIIGAIALKGVISQYSILGASDRLTFEAYISQKLVPKLWEGACVIMDNCSIHKGGDIEKLIESAGAKLIYLPPYSPDFSPIETCWSKIKSLLRSLEARSYPDLAKAIESAFNQVSLNDIYNWFTHSCYCTSLD is encoded by the exons ATGAAACCATATTCCCTTGACTTTCGCCAAAAAATATTTGATACATACTTGTCAGGTGGAATATCACAACGTCAATTAGCAAACAAATTTTGTGTCAGTTTAGGTTTTATTGAGAAATTACTAAAGCAATATAGAGAAACAGCAAGTATAGCTCCTAAAGTTAGGACAAAACAAACTCCTCCAAAGCTCAACGAAGAACAAATTAAGATTCTTGAAGAAATAGTTGAAGCTAAGAATGATTCGACTTTATCAGAAATTCGCTCAGAGCTCAAAGAAAAAACAGGAATAACAATTGGTATATCTACAGTAGACAGGATGTTACAGAGGATAGAGATAAGCCTAAA AAAAAAAACATTGCACGCCGCAGAAAAACAGACTGAAAGAGTTCAATTATTAAGAGTACAGTTCTGGCTTCAACTTCATGGGATACCGGCGGAAAACCTTGTATTTCTTGACGAAGCAGGAGCTAATCTATCTTTAATCCCACATTCCGCTCGTTCTAAAAAAGGTAAAAGAGCGCATGGCTCACGACCTCAAAAACGCTGTAAAAATGTCTCCATAATTGGAGCGATTGCTCTCAAAGGCGTGATTAGTCAATATAGTATTTTAGGAGCATCTGACAGGCTGACATTTGAGGCTTACATTTCTCAAAAATTAGTTCCAAAGCTGTGGGAAGGCGCTTGTGTAATCATGGATAATTGTTCAATTCATAAAGGTGGAGATATTGAGAAATTAATCGAATCTGCTGGAGCTAAATTGATTTATTTGCCACCATATTCTCCTGATTTTTCACCAATTGAAACCTGTTGGTCAAAAATTAAAAGTTTACTACGTTCTCTTGAAGCTAGAAGTTATCCAGACTTAGCAAAAGCAATTGAAAGTGCTTTTAATCAAGTCTCGTTAAATGATATTTATAATTGGTTTACCCATTCTTGTTACTGTACTTCACTAGACTGA